One Candidatus Binatia bacterium DNA segment encodes these proteins:
- a CDS encoding radical SAM protein, with protein MKLLFLHPPMGNWKRWGARHIACNSLYAHLAAYVRDQKAAEVAVLDCRALGLSEAEMIDRVGEIAPDAVFVGTRVVTEGVAGSVLRYLEALALLKDASPRLVTIAGGLALSAMPKDMLRFAPQLDYVLVGEAEETLVELLRELKRESPRLHEIAGLAYRNASDIHLTRPRPLLSDLNRLPMPAYDLFPMGKYIGFSRIEGYNEAVTSRGCEGACSFCYEWGLVDSRQRQDFFVHRTRSGKLVADEMELLRKRYGVKALNFMDDDFNSARQKMIDLLDELERRALNIQWFFMGRARNLIRDADLIPRLRRAGCYQVLFGIEVGSDEELVNIHKSKDPYTIADLKELVRLLRRHDISTVGTYMSGFWEDDAAKIQNRFRVVDEIDPDIGVLMRLTPMPGSPVWRQALAGERLEEVELKNWDALHSVMPTRHLSRKELGEICASINREFFSRPERIERIQNGYSSPYVRAKFETYKSTADLIDR; from the coding sequence ATGAAGCTTCTCTTCCTGCATCCACCGATGGGCAACTGGAAGCGCTGGGGCGCGCGCCATATCGCGTGCAATTCGCTTTACGCCCACCTGGCGGCCTATGTGCGCGACCAAAAGGCCGCCGAGGTGGCGGTCCTCGACTGCCGCGCGCTCGGGCTCAGCGAAGCGGAGATGATCGATCGCGTCGGAGAGATCGCGCCGGACGCGGTCTTTGTCGGGACGCGCGTCGTGACCGAAGGCGTCGCCGGGTCGGTGCTGCGCTACCTCGAAGCCCTGGCGCTTTTAAAAGACGCCTCCCCGAGGCTCGTGACCATCGCGGGCGGGCTGGCGCTCTCGGCGATGCCCAAGGATATGCTCCGCTTCGCTCCCCAACTCGACTACGTTCTCGTGGGCGAAGCCGAGGAAACTCTCGTCGAGCTGCTGAGAGAGCTGAAACGGGAAAGCCCCAGGCTGCATGAAATCGCGGGGCTCGCTTACCGAAACGCTTCGGACATTCACTTGACCCGGCCGCGTCCGCTGCTTTCCGACCTGAATCGATTGCCGATGCCGGCCTACGATCTCTTCCCGATGGGCAAGTATATCGGCTTTTCGCGCATCGAAGGCTATAACGAGGCGGTGACCAGCCGCGGCTGCGAGGGCGCGTGCAGCTTCTGCTACGAGTGGGGCTTGGTCGATTCCCGCCAGCGGCAGGATTTCTTCGTCCACCGGACCCGCAGCGGAAAACTCGTGGCCGATGAAATGGAGCTTCTGCGCAAGCGCTACGGCGTCAAAGCGCTCAACTTCATGGACGACGATTTCAATTCCGCGCGCCAAAAGATGATCGACCTGCTCGACGAGCTCGAGCGCCGCGCGCTGAACATCCAGTGGTTTTTCATGGGCCGGGCGAGGAATCTGATCCGCGACGCCGACCTGATACCCCGCCTGAGGCGGGCCGGGTGCTATCAGGTGCTGTTCGGCATCGAAGTCGGCAGCGACGAGGAGCTGGTCAACATTCACAAGAGCAAAGACCCCTACACGATCGCCGACTTGAAGGAGCTGGTGCGGCTGCTCCGGCGCCACGACATTTCGACCGTGGGAACCTACATGAGCGGCTTCTGGGAGGACGACGCGGCGAAGATCCAAAACCGCTTTCGCGTCGTGGACGAGATCGACCCCGACATCGGGGTGCTCATGCGCTTGACGCCGATGCCCGGCTCGCCGGTGTGGCGCCAAGCGCTCGCCGGGGAGCGGCTCGAGGAGGTGGAGCTAAAAAACTGGGACGCGCTCCACAGCGTCATGCCGACGCGCCACCTGTCGCGGAAAGAGCTGGGCGAGATCTGCGCCTCGATCAACCGGGAATTTTTCTCCCGCCCCGAGCGCATCGAGCGGATTCAGAACGGCTACAGCTCGCCTTACGTGCGGGCGAAGTTCGAGACGTATAAATCGACGGCGGATTTGATCGACCGGTAA
- a CDS encoding addiction module antidote protein, with product MEALKDPVEAAEYLNAALEDGKPEVFLLALRDVVDAYGGMGKLAASTSLNRENLYRMLSTKGNPEFFSLSSVLDTVGFRLAVEPKAAAPSKAKNINIARKKASIP from the coding sequence TTGGAAGCGCTCAAAGACCCTGTTGAAGCAGCAGAGTATTTGAACGCGGCTCTAGAAGACGGGAAGCCTGAGGTTTTTCTTCTGGCTTTGAGAGACGTTGTCGACGCGTACGGCGGAATGGGCAAGCTCGCGGCGTCTACTTCGCTGAACAGAGAAAATCTTTACCGGATGCTTTCGACGAAAGGGAATCCGGAGTTTTTTAGTCTGTCGTCGGTCCTTGATACCGTTGGATTCAGATTGGCGGTCGAACCCAAGGCCGCCGCGCCGTCAAAAGCAAAAAATATCAATATTGCTCGGAAAAAAGCAAGTATTCCCTAA
- a CDS encoding type II toxin-antitoxin system RelE/ParE family toxin, protein MEVSERQVDSYVRPDGSCPFDDWMDSLRDQRARAKIRARIVRVRLGNLGTCEPVGSGVLELKIDYGPGYRVYFGQVGTKLVILLCGGDKSSQSEDIRKAIEYWEDYKK, encoded by the coding sequence ATGGAAGTTTCAGAGCGGCAGGTGGATAGCTACGTACGTCCTGACGGCAGCTGTCCTTTCGACGATTGGATGGATTCGCTCCGGGACCAACGAGCAAGAGCTAAAATTCGCGCCAGGATCGTTCGTGTCCGGTTGGGAAATTTGGGTACCTGTGAACCTGTTGGAAGCGGCGTCCTTGAACTTAAAATCGATTATGGACCTGGCTATCGCGTTTACTTTGGCCAAGTCGGTACCAAGTTGGTTATTCTGCTTTGCGGCGGAGATAAAAGTTCACAGTCTGAGGACATAAGGAAAGCGATCGAATATTGGGAGGACTACAAAAAGTAG